The proteins below are encoded in one region of Bosea sp. BIWAKO-01:
- a CDS encoding enoyl-CoA hydratase, whose amino-acid sequence MNAHIEPDIAPVLLRADQDGIATLTLNRPQARNPLGEAMLAALSEAFGAIAEDQTVRAVVLTAAGPVFSAGHDLKEMSAHRSDPDRGRAYFTDILGRCSAMMQQITALPQPVIAAVEGTATAAGCQLVATCDLAVAGAQARFCTPGVHIGLFCSTPMVALSRNLAAKHALEMLLLGEMIPAEEAARMGLVNRVVPAGAALAEALRLAGVIASKSPATVKIGKRAFYQQREMGLAAAYDHASAVMVENMLARDAEEGIGAFMGKRQPVWSGN is encoded by the coding sequence ATGAATGCCCATATCGAGCCCGACATCGCCCCGGTTCTGCTGCGCGCAGACCAGGACGGCATCGCGACACTGACGCTGAACCGTCCGCAGGCGCGCAATCCGCTTGGCGAAGCGATGCTGGCCGCGTTGAGCGAAGCTTTCGGGGCCATTGCTGAGGACCAGACGGTGCGCGCCGTCGTGCTGACGGCCGCCGGCCCGGTCTTCTCTGCCGGTCATGACCTCAAGGAGATGAGCGCGCACCGCTCCGATCCGGACCGTGGCCGTGCCTATTTCACCGATATCCTTGGCCGCTGCTCGGCCATGATGCAGCAGATCACCGCTCTGCCCCAGCCGGTCATTGCAGCGGTGGAAGGCACGGCGACCGCTGCAGGCTGCCAGCTCGTCGCGACCTGCGATCTCGCCGTCGCCGGTGCGCAGGCGCGGTTCTGTACCCCCGGCGTCCATATCGGGCTGTTCTGCTCGACGCCCATGGTGGCGCTCTCGCGCAATCTCGCGGCCAAGCATGCGCTGGAGATGCTGCTGCTGGGCGAGATGATCCCGGCCGAGGAGGCCGCACGGATGGGGCTGGTCAACCGGGTCGTTCCGGCAGGTGCTGCGCTTGCGGAGGCCTTGCGACTGGCGGGCGTGATCGCATCGAAATCGCCAGCCACCGTGAAGATCGGCAAGCGCGCCTTCTACCAGCAGCGCGAGATGGGCCTCGCGGCAGCCTATGACCACGCATCGGCGGTCATGGTCGAGAACATGCTCGCCCGCGACGCCGAGGAAGGGATCGGCGCCTTCATGGGGAAACGCCAGCCGGTCTGGAGCGGCAACTAG
- a CDS encoding CoA-binding protein, whose translation MNHEVYEDALIRRILREVKTVALVGASANEARPSWIVTKYLLDRGYDVIPVNPGLAGQTLLGKTVYGSLKEIPVPVDMVEIFRNSEAAGPITDEALALSPLPKVIWMQLSVRNGAAAARAEAKGLTVIMNRCPKIEYGRLSGEIGWQGINSRIISNKRPQLAGKGFQKLSINRPGT comes from the coding sequence TTGAATCATGAGGTCTATGAAGATGCGCTAATCCGCCGCATCCTGCGCGAGGTGAAGACCGTCGCTCTGGTCGGCGCCTCGGCCAACGAGGCGCGGCCGAGCTGGATCGTCACCAAATATCTGCTCGATCGCGGTTATGACGTCATCCCCGTCAATCCCGGCCTTGCCGGCCAGACACTTCTCGGCAAGACGGTCTACGGCTCGTTGAAGGAGATTCCGGTTCCGGTCGACATGGTCGAGATCTTCCGCAATTCGGAAGCCGCCGGGCCGATCACGGACGAGGCTTTGGCACTCTCGCCTCTGCCGAAAGTGATCTGGATGCAGCTGTCCGTCCGCAATGGCGCGGCCGCCGCCCGCGCCGAGGCCAAGGGCCTCACCGTGATCATGAACCGCTGCCCGAAGATCGAGTATGGCCGGCTCTCCGGGGAGATCGGCTGGCAGGGCATCAACTCGCGCATCATCTCGAACAAGAGGCCGCAACTGGCCGGCAAGGGCTTCCAGAAATTGTCGATCAACCGGCCCGGGACCTGA
- a CDS encoding FAD-dependent oxidoreductase — protein MREETTTCCIAGGGPAGMMLGFLLARAGIEVTVLEKHADFLRDFRGDTIHPSTLELMHELGLLEAFLKLPHSKEDHIVARFGDDEITLADFSHLPVKAPYVAFMPQWDFLDFLAERGREQPSFHLRMQTKAEGLIKQNGRVAGVTAMAPDGPLSIRADLVVAADGRSSDLRAASGLPVNVLGAPMDVLWFRLSRNKSDRNQTFGQVAGGRFFIMLNRGDYWQCAFIIPKGSLESLQVRGMRAFRDGVVALSPFLKDRIAELRSWDDVKLLSVAVDRLTRWWKPGLLCIGDAAHAMSPIGGVGINLAVQDAVATANLLAAPLREKRLTDTALAAVQHRREFPAKLTQSMQIAIQNRVIAPLLASRGPVAPPLPLRLLQRFPLLRRLPARLIGLGIRPEHIGPALRPVRPN, from the coding sequence ATGCGCGAGGAAACGACCACTTGCTGCATCGCCGGAGGCGGCCCCGCCGGGATGATGCTCGGTTTCCTGCTCGCGCGAGCCGGCATCGAGGTCACGGTGCTGGAAAAGCACGCCGATTTCCTCCGGGATTTCCGCGGCGACACGATCCACCCGTCGACACTCGAACTGATGCATGAACTCGGGCTGCTCGAGGCCTTCCTGAAGCTGCCGCACAGCAAGGAAGACCATATCGTCGCGCGCTTCGGAGACGACGAGATCACGCTCGCCGATTTCAGCCATTTGCCGGTCAAGGCTCCCTATGTCGCCTTCATGCCGCAATGGGATTTCCTCGACTTCCTGGCGGAACGGGGACGCGAGCAGCCCTCCTTCCATCTTCGGATGCAGACAAAGGCCGAGGGGCTGATCAAGCAGAACGGGCGCGTAGCTGGCGTCACGGCCATGGCGCCCGACGGCCCGCTTTCGATCAGGGCCGATCTCGTGGTTGCGGCTGACGGGCGCAGTTCCGATTTGCGCGCGGCCTCCGGCCTCCCGGTGAACGTGCTCGGCGCGCCGATGGACGTGCTCTGGTTCCGGCTCTCGCGCAACAAGAGCGATCGCAACCAGACCTTCGGTCAGGTCGCGGGCGGGCGCTTCTTCATCATGCTCAACCGCGGCGACTACTGGCAATGCGCCTTCATCATCCCAAAGGGTTCGCTGGAATCCTTGCAGGTCCGGGGCATGCGGGCCTTCCGGGACGGTGTCGTCGCGCTCTCGCCCTTTCTCAAGGACCGGATAGCGGAGCTGCGCAGCTGGGACGACGTCAAGCTGCTCTCGGTCGCCGTCGATCGCCTGACTCGCTGGTGGAAGCCCGGCCTGCTCTGCATCGGCGACGCTGCGCATGCGATGTCCCCGATCGGCGGCGTCGGCATCAATCTGGCGGTGCAGGATGCCGTCGCAACGGCCAACCTGCTGGCAGCGCCGCTCCGCGAGAAGCGGCTGACGGATACCGCTCTGGCAGCCGTGCAGCATCGCCGTGAATTCCCGGCAAAACTCACCCAATCCATGCAGATCGCGATCCAGAATCGGGTGATCGCGCCGCTGCTCGCCAGCCGCGGACCGGTGGCGCCGCCTCTGCCGCTACGGCTCCTGCAACGCTTCCCGCTGCTGCGCCGCCTGCCGGCACGGCTGATCGGCCTGGGAATCAGGCCGGAGCATATCGGCCCCGCTCTCAGGCCTGTCCGGCCGAATTGA
- a CDS encoding O-acetylhomoserine aminocarboxypropyltransferase: protein MSDRSPGFHTLAIHAGAAPDAATGARATPIYQTTSFVFDDVDHAASLFGLQAFGNIYTRIGNPTNAVLEERVAALEGGTAALAVASGHAAEFLCFHALLQPGDEFVAARKLYGGSINQFNHSYKNFGWNVIWADSDDLESFAAAVTPRTKAIFIESIANPGGVIVDIAGVAAIAKKHNIPLIVDNTMASPYLIRPFEHGADIIVHSATKFLGGHGNSIGGLIVDGGSFNWVGDERYPMLSKPRPEYNGMVLGETFGNFAFAIATRVLGLRDMGPALSPFNAFMILTGIETLPLRMQRHCESALAVAKHLSTHPAIEWVSYPGLDGDKYHDLAKRYSPKGAGAVFTIGLKGGYDAGVKLVSNLQLFSHLANIGDTRSLVIHPASTTHRQLSDAQKTASGAGPEVVRLSIGLEDVADLIGDLDQALI, encoded by the coding sequence ATGTCAGACCGCTCACCGGGTTTCCATACGCTCGCCATTCATGCCGGTGCAGCGCCTGATGCAGCCACCGGCGCGCGCGCCACGCCGATCTACCAGACGACATCCTTCGTCTTCGACGATGTCGACCACGCCGCCTCGCTGTTCGGCCTGCAGGCTTTCGGCAACATCTATACGCGGATCGGCAACCCGACCAACGCAGTGCTCGAGGAGCGCGTCGCCGCGCTCGAGGGCGGCACCGCGGCGCTCGCCGTCGCGTCTGGCCACGCCGCCGAGTTCCTCTGCTTCCACGCCCTGCTGCAGCCGGGCGATGAGTTCGTCGCCGCGCGCAAGCTCTATGGCGGTTCGATCAACCAGTTCAATCATTCCTACAAGAATTTCGGCTGGAACGTGATCTGGGCCGATTCCGACGATCTCGAGAGTTTCGCCGCCGCGGTGACCCCGCGCACCAAGGCGATCTTCATCGAGTCGATCGCCAATCCGGGCGGCGTGATCGTCGACATTGCCGGCGTCGCGGCCATCGCCAAGAAGCACAACATCCCGCTCATCGTCGACAACACGATGGCGAGCCCCTACCTGATCCGCCCGTTCGAGCACGGTGCCGACATCATCGTGCATTCCGCGACCAAGTTCCTGGGCGGGCACGGCAACTCGATCGGCGGCCTGATCGTCGATGGCGGCTCGTTCAACTGGGTGGGCGATGAGCGCTACCCGATGCTGTCCAAGCCGCGGCCGGAATACAACGGCATGGTGCTCGGCGAGACCTTCGGCAATTTCGCCTTCGCCATCGCGACCCGCGTGCTCGGCCTGCGCGACATGGGCCCGGCGCTCTCGCCCTTCAATGCCTTCATGATCCTGACGGGCATCGAGACCCTGCCGCTGCGAATGCAGCGCCACTGCGAGAGCGCGCTCGCTGTCGCAAAGCACCTCTCGACGCATCCGGCAATCGAATGGGTCAGCTATCCCGGCCTGGACGGCGATAAATATCACGACCTCGCCAAGCGCTACTCGCCGAAGGGCGCGGGCGCGGTCTTCACCATCGGCCTGAAGGGCGGCTATGACGCCGGCGTCAAGCTGGTCTCGAACCTGCAGCTGTTCTCGCATCTCGCCAATATCGGCGATACGCGCTCGCTGGTGATCCACCCTGCCTCGACGACGCATCGCCAGCTCTCGGACGCACAGAAGACCGCGTCGGGCGCCGGACCGGAGGTCGTGCGCCTCTCGATCGGGCTCGAGGACGTGGCCGACCTGATCGGCGATCTCGACCAGGCGCTGATCTAG
- a CDS encoding COX15/CtaA family protein, with product MTIALDQPRGGAVSSANHAGIRRWLWIVAALVFAMVVVGGATRLTGSGLSITEWRPVTGAIPPLSDAAWALEFEKYRASPQYQLLNAGMALSEFKFIFWWEWGHRQLGRFIGLVYLLGFLVVALRRLLPWRQSAVLFGMGLLLGLQGTIGWIMVASGLQPGMIAVAPVKLTLHLTFAGLFFAAVVAFATWLTPLRRVEQARGRVAAWVLLVLTFAQIALGGLVAGSRAGFTFNTWPLMDGGLVPASSTLFAQTPLWENFVDNVALVQFNHRIGAYLLLAAALWHAVAMRRAAPGSGSAKRATAIAGLTLAQAALGIVTLLLVVPLWAGLAHQALAFMVLAMTVVHVTRSGASTAHPVRA from the coding sequence GTGACGATTGCTCTCGATCAGCCGCGTGGCGGCGCTGTCAGCTCCGCCAACCACGCAGGCATCCGCCGCTGGCTCTGGATCGTCGCGGCACTCGTCTTCGCGATGGTCGTGGTCGGCGGCGCAACCCGCCTGACCGGCTCAGGCCTCTCGATCACCGAGTGGCGACCGGTCACCGGCGCGATCCCGCCGCTCTCCGACGCCGCCTGGGCGCTGGAATTCGAGAAGTACCGCGCGAGCCCGCAGTACCAGCTGCTCAATGCCGGCATGGCGCTGTCGGAGTTCAAGTTCATCTTCTGGTGGGAGTGGGGGCACCGTCAGCTCGGCCGTTTCATCGGCTTGGTCTATCTCCTCGGCTTCCTTGTCGTCGCGCTCCGCAGGCTCCTGCCCTGGCGCCAGAGTGCCGTGCTGTTCGGCATGGGGCTGCTGCTTGGCCTGCAGGGTACGATCGGCTGGATCATGGTCGCGTCCGGGCTCCAGCCAGGCATGATCGCGGTCGCGCCGGTCAAGCTGACGCTTCATCTCACCTTCGCCGGCCTGTTCTTCGCCGCCGTTGTCGCGTTCGCCACCTGGCTGACGCCGCTGCGGCGGGTCGAGCAGGCGAGGGGCCGCGTGGCCGCCTGGGTGTTGCTGGTGCTCACCTTCGCGCAGATCGCGCTTGGCGGCCTCGTCGCCGGCTCCCGTGCGGGCTTCACCTTCAACACCTGGCCGCTGATGGATGGGGGGCTGGTTCCCGCTTCGTCGACGCTGTTTGCTCAGACGCCGCTCTGGGAGAACTTTGTCGATAACGTCGCCCTGGTGCAGTTCAACCACCGCATCGGCGCCTATCTGTTGCTGGCGGCCGCGCTCTGGCATGCCGTTGCGATGCGCCGCGCAGCGCCTGGGTCAGGCAGCGCCAAGCGCGCAACGGCGATTGCCGGCCTCACCCTGGCACAGGCCGCGCTCGGCATCGTTACGCTGCTGCTGGTGGTCCCGCTCTGGGCGGGGCTCGCCCATCAGGCGCTCGCCTTCATGGTGCTGGCGATGACAGTCGTGCATGTCACGCGGAGCGGGGCCAGCACCGCGCATCCTGTCCGGGCCTGA
- a CDS encoding DUF2842 domain-containing protein → MTQSHRKLIGTVVILIFVCVYALVAMALAQGRITDAPKLVQTIAYIALGLAWVLPLLPLIKWMERKDGPR, encoded by the coding sequence ATGACCCAGAGCCACCGCAAGCTGATCGGCACCGTGGTGATCCTGATCTTCGTCTGCGTCTATGCGCTGGTCGCCATGGCACTGGCGCAGGGCCGGATCACGGATGCGCCCAAGCTGGTGCAGACCATCGCCTATATCGCGCTCGGCCTCGCCTGGGTGTTGCCCCTGCTGCCGCTGATCAAGTGGATGGAACGGAAAGACGGGCCACGCTGA
- a CDS encoding polysaccharide deacetylase family protein — protein sequence MSLRHQAFSAAFKAIALTGADRWAKDIAQGAGIILTLHHVRPWRERGFAPNRLLEITPEFLDQTLTLIKAQGYDIVSLDEAVARLQSPLSQRFFVALTFDDGYRDNLDHAWPVLAKHGVPWTLFVTTGFAERTARLWWLEMEEAIRALPHLALDLPDGGFSARTESDREKQLAFETLYWRLRKGPEAILLSAISELARQAGIDSAALVERECLPWETLRSLAGAPGVTIGAHTLSHPMLAKHPEDFARAEIVESKTRLEQELGLPIRHFAYPVGDPGSAGKREFALARAAGFTSAVTTRPGHLFDRHERHLHALPRVSLNGYHQSEAALRALLSGLPFLLWNKGRRLNVG from the coding sequence ATGAGCCTGCGACACCAAGCCTTTTCCGCCGCATTCAAGGCGATTGCGCTGACCGGCGCCGACCGATGGGCGAAGGATATCGCTCAGGGCGCGGGCATAATTCTGACCCTGCATCATGTCCGGCCCTGGCGCGAACGGGGCTTCGCCCCCAATCGCCTGCTGGAGATCACGCCTGAATTCCTCGACCAGACGCTGACACTGATCAAGGCGCAGGGCTATGACATCGTCTCGCTCGATGAAGCGGTGGCGCGGCTGCAAAGCCCGCTCTCCCAGCGCTTCTTCGTGGCGCTGACCTTCGACGACGGCTATCGCGACAATCTCGATCATGCCTGGCCGGTCCTGGCCAAGCATGGCGTACCCTGGACATTGTTCGTGACGACCGGCTTCGCCGAGCGCACCGCGCGGCTCTGGTGGCTGGAAATGGAGGAGGCGATCCGGGCTCTGCCGCATTTGGCCCTGGACTTGCCGGATGGCGGCTTCTCGGCCCGCACCGAATCCGATCGCGAGAAGCAGCTGGCCTTCGAGACGCTCTACTGGCGTCTGCGCAAAGGGCCGGAAGCGATTCTGCTGTCAGCGATTTCCGAGCTTGCGCGTCAGGCCGGCATCGACAGCGCAGCCCTGGTCGAGCGCGAGTGCCTGCCCTGGGAAACGCTGCGCTCGCTCGCCGGCGCCCCCGGCGTGACCATTGGGGCGCATACGCTGAGCCACCCCATGCTCGCCAAGCATCCCGAGGATTTTGCCCGGGCCGAGATCGTCGAGAGCAAGACACGGCTCGAGCAGGAGCTCGGCCTGCCCATTCGCCATTTCGCCTATCCCGTCGGCGATCCGGGCTCCGCCGGCAAGCGTGAGTTCGCCCTGGCCCGAGCGGCTGGCTTCACAAGCGCCGTCACCACGCGGCCGGGCCATCTCTTCGATCGGCATGAGCGGCATCTGCATGCGCTGCCGCGTGTCTCGCTGAATGGCTATCACCAGAGCGAGGCAGCGCTGCGGGCGCTGCTGTCGGGACTGCCGTTCCTGCTCTGGAACAAGGGGCGGCGGCTGAATGTCGGCTAG
- a CDS encoding GNAT family N-acetyltransferase, producing the protein MPTPEGPETMSALAERAGTPASALNLTAVRSRGERARPWHSITIDCDPAALEAEWRNLEAAALVTPYQAYGWIRPFVETVGAAHGTEFRYAALRDAAGRTQALLPLALTRRNGVRFGEFIGGKHANYHMGLYAPDFAAALDAAAARALLVEIGTAIGDLDAFIFVNQPKDWQGVPNPLAQLAAGPSPSGAYKLALEGRDCEGSLRRSMSSHARKKLKNKRNRFRSFGSSVLLRAETPEDIERVVSAFLSQKAARFASMGVPNPFAEPALRDFLRQGASPDRGEAPVLELYSLDLDGRCVATYVGAVQGLRFSGMATSFEMDGELAKSSPGEILLVDLIKLKCRAGIEVFDLGVGEARYKTTVCDDRDELVDTFLPLTPKGHAFVLFSRAKRAAKRKIKSSPVALKLAQRASGWLNRSRTLATDDD; encoded by the coding sequence ATGCCGACACCCGAGGGCCCAGAGACGATGTCTGCACTTGCCGAACGCGCCGGAACTCCGGCCTCGGCCCTGAACCTGACAGCGGTCAGGAGCAGGGGGGAGCGCGCGCGCCCCTGGCACAGCATCACGATCGACTGCGATCCCGCCGCCCTGGAAGCCGAGTGGCGCAATCTGGAGGCGGCGGCCCTGGTGACGCCCTACCAGGCCTATGGCTGGATCAGGCCCTTCGTCGAGACGGTCGGGGCAGCCCACGGTACGGAGTTCCGATATGCCGCTCTGCGCGACGCGGCCGGGCGCACCCAGGCCCTCCTGCCGCTGGCGCTGACGCGGCGCAACGGCGTTCGCTTCGGCGAATTCATCGGCGGCAAGCACGCAAATTATCATATGGGGCTCTATGCCCCCGATTTCGCTGCCGCGCTCGATGCGGCCGCGGCGCGAGCCCTGCTTGTCGAGATCGGCACGGCCATTGGTGATCTCGACGCCTTCATCTTCGTCAACCAGCCGAAGGACTGGCAAGGCGTTCCCAACCCGCTGGCGCAGCTTGCGGCAGGGCCGAGTCCAAGCGGAGCCTACAAGCTCGCGCTGGAGGGACGAGACTGCGAAGGCTCGCTGCGGCGCTCGATGAGCTCGCATGCCCGCAAGAAGCTGAAGAACAAGCGCAATCGCTTCAGAAGCTTCGGCAGCTCAGTCCTGCTCAGGGCCGAGACCCCGGAGGATATCGAGCGGGTCGTTTCCGCTTTCCTGAGCCAGAAGGCGGCGCGGTTTGCCAGCATGGGCGTTCCAAACCCCTTTGCGGAGCCCGCCCTGCGTGACTTCCTGCGCCAGGGGGCAAGCCCTGACCGCGGCGAAGCGCCCGTTCTCGAACTCTACTCGCTCGACCTCGACGGCCGCTGTGTCGCAACCTATGTCGGCGCCGTGCAGGGATTGCGTTTCTCCGGCATGGCCACGTCCTTCGAGATGGACGGCGAACTCGCCAAGTCGAGCCCTGGCGAGATCCTGCTGGTCGACCTGATCAAGCTGAAATGCCGTGCCGGAATCGAGGTCTTCGACCTCGGTGTCGGCGAAGCCCGCTACAAGACGACGGTATGCGACGACCGGGACGAACTCGTCGACACCTTCCTGCCGCTGACGCCGAAGGGGCATGCCTTTGTCCTGTTCAGCCGGGCCAAACGTGCCGCCAAGCGCAAGATCAAGAGCTCACCGGTGGCACTGAAGCTGGCGCAACGCGCCTCGGGCTGGCTGAACCGGAGCCGGACACTCGCCACCGACGACGACTGA